A region from the Aegilops tauschii subsp. strangulata cultivar AL8/78 chromosome 5, Aet v6.0, whole genome shotgun sequence genome encodes:
- the LOC109774606 gene encoding peroxidase 2, with amino-acid sequence MVTKLAAIIVLAAFLAGPAACEGASICFNGWMRLPTFNPRLCPRGPRVNRRQRGASPTGSGLSYGYYDNRRSTSYCPRAEGIVRGAVRDAVAANPGIGAGLIRLFFHDCFVRGCDASVLLTTTNSKNSDTEREGPPNKNSLRGFEVIDAAKAAIEAACPSRVSCADIVAFAARDASYFLSNHRINVPMPGGRYDGRESFANETDQLPGPFSNVTELQASFAAKGLTSDEMVTLSGAHTIGRARCLFFSSRFSEMDPAFAAKLRAQCNGNDNTNVNQDQVTPDVLDKQYYRNVIDRKVLFTSDAVLNSTETMTQVTENANRAGAWERKFERAMENMGKIGIKTRGDQGAEIRKVCSRVNN; translated from the exons ATGGTGACCAAGCTCGCAGCGATCATCGTCTTGGCCGCTTTCCTGGCCGGGCCGGCGGCGTGCGAGGGCGCAAGCATTTGCTTCAACGGTTGGATGAGGTTACCCACCTTCAACCCGCGGCTCTGTCCTCGCGGCCCCAGGGTGAACCGCCGGCAGCGGGGGGCTTCTCCCACGGGGTCAGGACTCAGCTACGGCTACTACGACAACAGGAGGTCGACGTCTTACTGCCCCAGGGCGGAAGGGATCGTGAGGGGTGCCGTGAGGGACGCCGTGGCCGCCAACCCTGGCATTGGTGCGGGCCTCATCCGTCTCTTTTTCCACGACTGCTTCGTTCGG GGGTGCGATGCTTCCGTCCTCCTCACCACGACCAACTCCAAGAACAGCGACACGGAGCGGGAAGGCCCTCCCAACAAGAACAGCCTACGAGGGTTCGAGGTGATCGACGCGGCCAAGGCGGCGATCGAGGCCGCCTGCCCCAGCAGAGTCTCATGCGCCGACATCGTCGCCTTCGCCGCCCGCGACGCGTCCTACTTCCTCAGCAACCACAGGATCAACGTCCCGATGCCGGGCGGCCGCTACGACGGGCGCGAGTCCTTCGCCAACGAGACCGACCAGCTGCCCGGGCCCTTCTCCAACGTCACGGAGCTCCAGGCGAGTTTCGCGGCCAAGGGGCTCACCTCTGACGAGATGGTCACACTCTCAGGCGCGCACACCATCGGCCGCGCCCGCTGCTTGTTTTTCTCCAGCCGCTTCTCTGAGATGGACCCGGCATTTGCCGCCAAGCTCAGGGCCCAGTGCAACGGCAACGACAACACCAACGTGAACCAAGACCAAGTGACCCCCGATGTCCTGGACAAGCAGTACTACCGGAACGTGATCGACAGGAAAGTGCTCTTCACCTCGGACGCCGTGCTCAACTCGACGGAAACGATGACGCAGGTGACTGAAAACGCGAACAGGGCAGGGGCGTGGGAGAGGAAGTTCGAGAGAGCCATGGAGAATATGGGAAAAATCGGGATCAAGACCAGAGGCGACCAAGGCGCAGAGATCAGGAAGGTATGCTCGAGAGTTAACAACTAG